In Drosophila yakuba strain Tai18E2 chromosome 2R, Prin_Dyak_Tai18E2_2.1, whole genome shotgun sequence, a single genomic region encodes these proteins:
- the LOC6531661 gene encoding platelet binding protein GspB isoform X3 produces MPAFGRCNRDKPPCKYFHPPQHLKDQLLINGRNHLALKNALMQQMGIAPGQPVISGQVPAVATNPYLTGIPANSYSPYYTTGHLVPTLLGPDPVTSQLGPVVPQTVQVAQQKIPRSDRLEVCREFLRGACKRAESECRFAHPQESVARHDDGSITVCMDAVKGRCARDPCRYFHPPLHLQAQLKAAQTRATAVAAAAATSPLAAHHHQQQQQLQHQLNNINNNNNHSTAGAAATSTTATTTTNNAAAAAAAAAAAAAAAVMGHHTLEVGKKRAADTTDMFPLMDVKTVGSFYYENFQFSGMVPFKRPAAEKSGIPVYQPGATAYQQLMQPYVPVSCEYPQQQQQQPPQQQHQQQQQQQNVLLQQQLQLSSVITTTTSTTATASNNMINNINNKSIINAVIATTNIPSSAIATTTASSSSLSALAMPTTTTTSTTTAITNPNDSDNDSDRNQDHDQSHDSATADGEADNADRNDAIDQASNQDNSDQVNLNLNPIPNQNQLSNQNSSPAKDCNTTRTISPNPQDTAATAATATDTNTLDTDSAAALAAASATPPSDETPPPCPRSPQGDSLLPLPNGQGDNNNYLSYINNNLNNGQIKSANTEELNGSDLESSSNNATAATAAASASRNYAKQNGEGYSRYTVNGHSTGILPTPTTSAPAVSYQVQAQAQAQAQAQAQVQVQAQAQAQALAQQRINYAISAYNYGNLYSHYGAPTSAMVSLPSSTPTYAQAQMQQQQQQQQQQQQQAQVQAQAQAQAQAQAAYAQQAYAAYAAAAGLAPQATAAGGYYTDPAALAKEVAQKNYAMKVASAGSKPGVSSAAAAYTGLTLNKSYVAAAAGAQPVQAAQPQAVSMATLMQMQAQAQVQAQAQAQAQAQAQAQAQMRQLGSLPSSGLTTPVPGTPVRAAPAGAVGASQYQSAALLRAPSPMPYAQAQSYFYPGMMPTAAYAMPQSQAAAAQQYAAAAAAAAAAQAGTPGSAMVLNPYKKMKTS; encoded by the exons GGCCGCTGTAATCGTGATAAACCGCCGTGCAAATACTTTCATCCACCACAGCATCTGAAGGATCAGTTATTGATAAATGGACGCAATCATTTGGCCCTCAAGAATGCACTGATGCAACAGATGGGCATTGCGCCCGGTCAGCCGGTCATATCGGGCCAAGTGCCAGCCGTG GCAACAAACCCCTATCTGACCGGCATTCCGGCCAACTCGTACAGTCCGTACTACACAACGGGACACCTGGTGCCCACCTTGCTGGGTCCGGATCCCGTGACCTCCCAACTGGGACCCGTGGTGCCACAAACAGTGCAGGTGGCCCAGCAGAAAATACCACGTTCCGACAGATTAGAG GTGTGCCGCGAATTCCTGCGCGGCGCCTGCAAACGGGCGGAATCCGAGTGCCGGTTCGCCCATCCGCAGGAGAGCGTCGCCAGGCACGACGACGGCTCGATAACGGTTTGCATGGACGCCGTGAAGGGCAGGTGCGCACGCGACCCCTGCCGCTACTTCCATCCCCCCCTGCACCTACAGGCACAATTAAAAGCGGCCCAAACACGCGCCAccgctgtcgctgctgcagctgcg accTCACCTCTTGCGGCACACCatcaccagcaacaacaacaattgcaacaCCAGCtgaacaacatcaacaacaacaacaaccacagcacCGCTGGCGCAGCAGCCACCtcgacaacagcaacaacaaccacaaacaacgccgctgccgccgccgccgctgctgccgccgccgctgccgccgctgtcATGGGCCATCACACACTGGAAGTGGGCAAGAAGCGGGCGGCGGACACGACCGACATGTTTCCACTG ATGGATGTTAAAACGGTTGGTTCATTTTACTATGAAAACTTC CAATTCTCTGGCATGGTACCGTTCAAACGTCCAGCTGCCGAAAAGTCTGGCATTCCAGTTTATCAGCCCGGTGCGACCGCCTATCAGCAGCTAATGCAGCCCTACGTGCCAGTCTCATGTGAGTAtccccaacaacaacaacaacaaccaccacaacaacaacatcaacaacaacaacaacaacaaaatgtactactacaacaacaactacaattAAGTAGCGtcataacaacaacaacaagtacaacagcaacagccagtAACAATatgattaataatattaataataaaagtatcATAAACGCTGTAATTGCTACTACCAATATACCATCAtcagcaatagcaacaacaacagcatcatcatcatcactaTCAGCGTTGGCTatgccaacaacaacaacaacatcaacaacaacagccattACTAATCCTAACGATAGTGATAACGATTCCGATCGCAATCAAGACCATGACCAAAGTCACGATAGTGCTACTGCTGATGGTGAAGCTGATAATGCCGATCGCAACGATGCCATTGATCAAGCCAGCAATCAAGACAATAGTGACCAagtgaatctgaatctgaatccgattccgaatcAGAATCAGCTTTCGAACCAAAATTCAAGTCCCGCTAAAGATTGTAATACAACACGAACAATCTCACCAAACCCCCAagacacagcagcaacagctgccaCTGCAACAGATACAAACACACTAGATACAGACTCTGCAGCAGCActagcagcagcatctgccacgccccccagcGATGAGACACCGCCCCCTTGCCCCCGTTCGCCCCAAGGCGATAGTCTTCTGCCCCTGCCCAATGGCCAGGGCGATAATAACAATTACTTGTCCTATATCAATAACAATCTGAACAATGGTCAGATCAAGTCGGCTAATACCGAAGAGTTGAACGGCAGCGACTTAGAAAGTAGCAGCAATAacgcaactgcagcaacagcagcagcatccgcatcACGCAACTATGCCAAGCAAAATGGCGAGGGTTATTCGAGGTATACGGTTAATGGTCATAGCACTGGCATCCTGCCAACGCCCACAACTTCTGCTCCAGCAGTTTCCTATCAGGTCCAGGCCCAAGCCCAAGCTCAGGCCCAAGCTCAGGCACAGGTTCAGGTTCAGGCCCAGGCTCAGGCGCAAGCTCTGGCTCAGCAGCGCATCAACTATGCCATTTCCGCCTACAACTATGGCAATCTGTACTCCCACTACGGAGCACCCACCTCTGCCATGGTCAGCCTGCCCAGCAGCACTCCCACCTACGCCCAGGctcaaatgcagcagcagcaacaacagcagcaacagcaacagcaacaggccCAGGTTCAGGCCCAAGCTCAGGCTCAGGCTCAAGCTCAGGCTGCCTATGCCCAGCAGGCCTACGCCGCTTATGCTGCAGCAGCCGGTTTGGCGCCGCAGGCCACCGCTGCCGGTGGCTACTACACCGATCCGGCTGCCCTGGCCAAGGAGGTGGCCCAGAAGAACTACGCCATGAAGGTGGCCAGTGCGGGCTCAAAGCCGGGCGTCTCCTCGGCCGCCGCCGCCTACACCGGCTTGACCCTCAACAAGAGCTATGTGGCCGCAGCAGCTGGTGCCCAGCCCGTTCAGGCCGCCCAGCCTCAAGCCGTTTCCATGGCCACATTGATGCAAATGCAGGCACAGGCACAAGTCCAGGCCCAAGCTCAGGCTCAGGCTCAAGCTCAAGCCCAGGCTCAGGCCCAAATGCGTCAGTTGGGCTCCCTGCCCAGTTCAGGACTAACGACTCCTGTGCCCGGCACCCCAGTGCGCGCAGCTCCAGCTGGAGCAGTTGGTGCTAGTCAGTATCAATCGGCTGCCTTGTTGCGAGCACCCTCACCCATGCCATATGCGCAGGCACAGAGCTACTTCTATCCCGGAATGATGCCCACCGCAGCCTATGCCATGCCACAAAGtcaggctgctgctgcgcagcaatatgcagctgctgcagcagcggcagcagccgcTCAAGCGGGAACGCCAGGCAGTGCCATGGTCCTGAATCCCTACAAAAAGATGAAGACCTCCTAA